From Shewanella acanthi:
TAACGCCACCACAACTCCCGAAATGCGTCACTTTATTCAGCAATCTGAATTGAGTGTGAGCCAACTCGCCAAGATTTTAAATATCACTGAAGCCACTGTGCGCAAATGGCGAAAGCGACAATCCGTGAATGATGCATCCAACACCCCGCACCACCTCAATACGACCCTTACGGCGATGGAGGAGTATGTGGTGGTTGGTCTGCGATATCAGCTCAAACTGCCGCTGGATAGACTGCTCAAAGCGACCCAAACTTTTATCAATCCGAATGTCTCCCGGTCTGGCCTTGCCCGCTGCCTCAAGCGTTATGGGGTATCTCGACTGGACGAATTCGACCTAAGCCTGCTCCCTAAGCAATATTTTAATCAATTGCCCATCACCCAGGGCAGCGATGTGCAAACCTATACAGTCAATTCCGAAACCCTTGCCAAAGCGCTCGCCCTGCCCAGTACCGATGGCGATACCGTAGTGCAGGTCGTGTCCTTAACACTACCGCCGCAGCTGAGTGAGACAGAAGCCGGGGCTGAACCCAAATCCGTACTGCTGGGTATTGATACCGCAAGTGATTGGATTTACATCGATATTTATCAAGACAGTAACACTCAGGCGGCCAATCGCTATATTGCCTATGTGCTTAAAGATGGCCCATTTCACCTGCGTAAATTGCTGGTACGCAACTATCACACATTCTTAGCCCG
This genomic window contains:
- a CDS encoding transcriptional regulator, which codes for MGSRSTETQPRKAAKASPKAAARHGNATTTPEMRHFIQQSELSVSQLAKILNITEATVRKWRKRQSVNDASNTPHHLNTTLTAMEEYVVVGLRYQLKLPLDRLLKATQTFINPNVSRSGLARCLKRYGVSRLDEFDLSLLPKQYFNQLPITQGSDVQTYTVNSETLAKALALPSTDGDTVVQVVSLTLPPQLSETEAGAEPKSVLLGIDTASDWIYIDIYQDSNTQAANRYIAYVLKDGPFHLRKLLVRNYHTFLARFPGVQSPKEVAKSLNKASPHRFASGDPL